Proteins encoded by one window of Lepeophtheirus salmonis chromosome 10, UVic_Lsal_1.4, whole genome shotgun sequence:
- the LOC139906469 gene encoding uncharacterized protein, whose product MKLIVGTVFTGKDGTKWEFSSSSIVIGRAASHNVMKGIPGPTSYAKRRVVQGDTISDFSLIIDKFIVDTIIESTQVEARSKTGNADWSNSTEAIYGLLAVMYARGLLTKEQWPKMWGPPIFGQIMSQNKYKE is encoded by the coding sequence ATGAAACTTATAGTAGGAACTGTTTTCACAGGCAAAGATGGAACCAAATGGGAATTTAGTTCTTCAAGTATTGTAATTGGACGTGCTGCTTCGCATAACGTAATGAAAGGTATTCCTGGCCCTACATCTTACGCCAAGAGGCGTGTTGTACAAGGAGATACTATTagtgatttttctttaattattgacaaATTCATTGTTGATACCATAATTGAATCCACTCAGGTTGAGGCCCGTTCTAAAACAGGCAACGCAGACTGGAGTAATTCTACTGAAGCAATATATGGACTCCTGGCTGTGATGTATGCTCGTGGACTTCTAACTAAAGAGCAATGGCCAAAGATGTGGGGACCACCAATTTTCGGCCAAATCATGTCTCAGAATAAGTATAAAGAATAA